The following is a genomic window from Rhododendron vialii isolate Sample 1 chromosome 9a, ASM3025357v1.
gaggaattttttttttaggagcctaggaggaaaaattattcggTTGCCCagaccacttttttttttttaataaccgaaTATCCGAAGCAACTTTCGTGTACCTTAACATCTTGTCCGGGCTAGCTTGCAGCTTGCATATTTAAGGTCCCACATAAATATTTTGAGCGTTCCAATTTGTTCAGAATAATTTCTCAcgggtccttgtaaaaaattaattcaatcgGATATCGGTAATTGCTTGATccatacattatttttttttggtccataCGATTTAGAGCTTTTGGTTTCCaatacattgaaatgattctaatctaatgcagttaaagtatatgaatcattttattttttttctttaagctACTACAAAAGtcatgtatttattttttatttataaaagaaattgagtAGTGAGGatgtaaaataactttttttttattatatcaaatcaaataaaaatattaagattataagtagttTACACTAATAATACtataacaactccgatttttagtgaataaaaatctcgttCTTTGTTTAAATTTCATTATTTCTTAATGTTACTTTTAATATTTCTCTTTAATCCATCGtaattagattttagccctTTAAAATTCGTTTCTTGAATAAAAGCCCTACTTGAcaaagtatagttagattctaaccaattagttagaaaACCTAACCCTAGACGAATCTTTAAGCATTGgtcgataaatgttagggaattCTTTATCCATTAGACAATAGAAAACCTATAGTTTCTACCAAAAGTACTTGCTAGATTATATTAAAtacccatatatagttatatataattgtatataCACATGCTTAAAGGACAtggtattattttaatgaataaaatacgtcacccttttatccattggtcaataaccgctagggaaattattaccccttggataatagagttaatctttccaataagtacaagggttattaaacaaatcatttttagattttccatgtgataatatacttatatatatatatatatatatgtgtgtgtgtgtgtgtgtgtgtgtgtgtgtgtgtgtgtgtgtgtgtactttataGACTTAATACCCTAGGATTCTCTAGGTACAAAAATCcaatattttaataagaaacatgtgccaaattggattagtttaataggaaattttgatcttataatttttcattggtacatactaatatatatgtacttggacCTATACATATATAGGTACACTTATTTTATTACAAGTACACATGTGCatattagaatagtttaataggaagAATCTTGGCCTAGAAATCCCCTAGATCACATAGTACTTtaagtacattttttttattttgttttgttcttagtagtatttatatatatgtattagtactaggagagagagagagagagagagagagagagagagagagagagagagagagagagagagagattggattgtgccttgatcttccattgtacTTTGACTTGATTTTAATCAATGGTTATTTACTTCTTCAAGCAAATCTATCTCtcattgtccttatttgtacaAATACTAATATAAAACATGTACAATCCTCCTTTCTTccacaaaatcttccaaaaacaaattcaaagtactaaatctagtcattcaaggccttttacccattggacaataattgttaggaaaaattttatcccttggataatagctaagacttttgctataaatagcacccttgtccaagcattcaactcacaccttcaccttgcaacttctctctctaagaaagtcttgtgttcttgcttgttcttgcttagttcttccttgttcttgaagttcttcctaagttcttcaagaaacttcTCTTAAAACCCCTTTTCGAttcaaaaagttcaagtagtttagtcaagatcaagtttcgagagaaacttttctctttaaaaacttccggaagcataccgtaggaagttactccgcccgattGTCAATTTACTTTCCGTAGTtgccactaccgccaagaagaaaggtagaatcccttgttcccctaactctacgtatataaccgtatgttagaaagtagaatgtccttactcttagttcaaagtataacgtGGAATATGTCTaggtagataaggttatctatcttGTGTTTGGATGGCATGATAGGCAAcgacttattttcgctaaagaAAGTATGAACATGATGAATAACCGATTGTTACTCCattaaacatatgttgtttagaatttttcacaaaggaagaaagtacgGATTTTAAAAGATTGGAATATTATCGCTTGAATGGAAGTATTCggaatttgatctttaaaaagggttatgagcatgcttacgtgaattgcttgcattacttgtggtaatattgagttggataatcttgttagtttagttccaagttttcaatgaatgatttatgattacatgtgaagtcttaccgcggagtcaatgcatgagaacgagacacggaaattgagaaagttagaaacatggcacctagggtgtggattatgaaaaggcgtgtttttgaaaagggtgaaatattTTAGAAACCGTAATGTGGCCGAaagtggtagcccattgtgtggtgtgcgTTTTGCGTGCCAATGAAAACCcgagacggcggaaccattgtgaggatactcgggagaccggaacggcggaactgagattgggtgtgtggcttggttatccgcggagaggagccaatgcaaagtgtgccaatgggaacccggtgcggcggaaccattgtgaggatactcgggaaccctgaagggcggaatcgaggttgggtgtgtggcttggttatccgcggagaggagtcaatgcaaagtgtgccaatgggaacccggtgcggcggaaccattgtgaggatactctcgagaacccggaacggcggaaccgaggttgggtgtgttaaaaaatatttttttgaaatgatgaaagggttatgaaatgaggaaatTGAGACACGACttacgagatgtcgcgtaggacaaactcataactcttggacaccaacgttgattgaatatcgaatgcggatgtgtcattattaattattttggctagATTAGTATGTACTATGTGTAAATTGTTGACTTTATGATTTattgttgtaagttaagggttagagggtttgggttATACTAGTGAGCTTTggagctcacggtgttgccttttggtgaccctgacatattatattggtggcgacgccgatATAATGCATCAAAcctcatagacgaacagggGGAGCTGTATAtattggaggccttcggagccgaagaacttgctaggatggaggaagaagcggagcagtagatagaaaccctagtatcctcccttatttgaataagagtacttttgtaaggtttatgatgtaatattgagccagactcttgttaaatttcaatgaaattgttaatttaacattcccaaaattcgggACATTACAAATACCATTAATATTTAAATTTAGGTATCATATAGAATTAGATTTTTAAAACTAGGGTCTGGGTCCCTGCCTGGCCCCAGCCCTTTCTCCAAAATACCAATAATGTTTACACTAATAATACCAATAATGTTTCTTTAGAATCGTAGTAGTTCTttctccaaaaaatcaaaactagaTAAGTTTGTCTGCCAAAGCATTTATCTAAATAATGTTTCTTTGGGAATAAATATGAaagcaaaatatttttatgaattTGTAATAATAtatgcttatatatatatatatatatatatatatttataattacGTATGTTGACAGAATATCTACgaaatttcttttatttattttgatgagcaacaaaattttattagaaactcaacaaagggtacatcaaggaGAAACCAGTTATAGACCACCAAAGATGGGGTACCATATTGgaaactcgacaaagggtacattCAATGAAAATTGAATGAGCCCAGATTCAGGGCCACCCCACCACTATAAGGTTATTCCAGTAGAAACATTTAGGGGAAGCATCTTGAATCAACCAAAACCATGAAGGACATGTGGTCCTTAATATTCAGCGCTCAGCTAAGGACCATCAACGAAATTTCTTTCATACCATTTTCATAATAGGTTTTGAAAGCATTTGATATCACCTTTCATACATGCATGGTAGAAACACATTAGTATCTGCCAACCAAAcattaaaaattatgaaatcaTAGTAGTTTTTTATAGCAATCCGAAAAGAACGCTATCAAACAATGCTATATATTAAATTCATGGTTTGTTGTAGTGAGTCTTTCTCCGTAGTTTCCTCGCAGTTTCcttttttgcattttaaaagaaaaaaggtttgCGGGGGAAGACCATAGTCACAAACTCCTCTGGAAGAGGGCTCTTACAGCTCCTTTAGATGGTGAAAAAGTGTGAGATAAAAAAGGGGAGTCATTTCTCACAAAATCTCATCATTTTTAGTGAGATTGTGTGAGAAAGGGGAGGagccaatcaaaatattttattttgtacttttttcctccatttctcaccaaaatagtcaatcaaaatgagtgatttggctagaaaccaaaatcctttcttttcttttctcttgaaatcACTCCATTCAAAGGGGTTGTTAAGCACCAGGCTTGTCTGCAGCAGAGGTGCGGTTGAAGTCACCGCAACCGTCGGATGGTGTTTTTAATGgtcgaaattaaaaaaaaaaaaattttccccGGAAAAGTTTAGACCGTTGGATGCAAAGATGAACGGCTGTGATTGAACTGCAGGGACTCTATGTAGTTGGACTGCAGAGTATCCGCGTTAACCGCCATAGCATGTGCAGCCAATGAGATAGTATCACCCATTGAAGGAGCCAATCTTATTGGGGTGTCCTTTCGGAGTAATCCCCAGGAAGGGTAGTATGTCATCACAACCCTACTGGCTACCAACGTGCAAGTTGAACAGATGGTGCCCAATTGAAACTTGCGATGGTCAATCTAATCAAATATAAAATGACTCTCAAGCTAATACTACTGGAAGACGTACACGAGATACACTTAAATGTACCTGATAGCCAAATCTCCATTCAGCTAATCTGGAAGTAAACTCAGACAAATGGCGTTGGTTCATGCAGGTACTATTTGTTAATTTAACCAATTACTAGTAAATtagtggttttattttttttaccagaaGATGTTCTTGATGGATTTTCGAAGGATATTATCTTACAAAACTCTCAGAGTATCGATTCCATTTTCAATCTGTAAAAACATACATGAGAACATTTGCTCGAATACTGTGATTTTTGTGCATTGGTTTAGAATTTTTGTTATCTTTAGTTATTTATTCcagactttttttgttttgtagttaATGATGAATAAATATTTAAGCATAGTGCCGCATATTGAGCTTCGTCACAAATAATTTTTAAGGTTAAGAATAATAAGTCACTATGTTAATTTCCTATGTCCGCTATTGAACAACGCCACCACAAGAAAATGGACCAAGGAGGTTTCGTTTAGATTTGTCCCCAAATATAAAAGTTATGTTTCTATAACGTACATAAATGTTCAacctgaaaaattaaaattttgtgtCCGTCCTTGACCATCATACTACCAGTAATTAACGAGCACCATCATTTTCAGGATTGCCATGAAACACCATAAATCTTTTTCTGTTAGTTTATTCAATGAATTGCTGTTCTTTTCTATTGTTATGccagaattcaaaattttcacatgTTAAGATAATTCTCTCAGTTGTTGGCAGCGTAATTTTGATCAGCCGAAGGCAGAGCTCCGAGCTTTATCCAACAAGTTGGAGGAACCTATGGAAGGAATGGCAGCTGCAAGGATTGGTTCTACTTAGCCTCACTGCCCAAATAGTCCTTGTCATTTTCGGAAATCGCAGAAAGTACATTGCTAAAACTTGGATCCAAGCCATTGTTTGGTCCGCCTACTTACTTGCTGACTCTGTAGCCACAATGGCCATTGGCATCCTCGCGAACAACGTCGCAGATGTCTATTGGAATGATAATAGAAATGCTTTTGCTTTGGATTACGAGTTAATGGCATTTTGGGCCCCTTTCTTGCTGTTGCACATGGGTGGGATGGACACCATCACCGCTTTCTCGTTGGAAGACAATGAGCTATGGATGAGGCATTTTTTCAGCGTTATTATCCAAGCAGTGACGACCGTGTACATCTTGCTCATGTCGTGGTCAACGTCATCGCATCTTTCGCCACTATATATCGTGGTCTTCTTTGTTGGCCTGGTCAAGTACTGCGAACGTGTTTGGGCTCTCTTCTCCGCAAGCCAAAAAAGGTTTAGGGACTCGATTCCTGAAATCCCAACCAGCGAGTCCAAGATAATGGAGGCCTGCAAGTTGAAGCAATTGGAAGGGTACCATGTCACTGCCCATCAAGTGCTTGAGGTGGAGGTCCCGGTGTTCGACAATTCGGTTCCTAATTGTGACGATGCAATTGAGATACTTATGGCCCATAACTTCCTTGAGATGGTCAAGCGCCTCTTCGCGGACCTCATACTCGGCTTCCAAGATCGGGATGCAAGCAGAGCAATCTTTGAAAGCATTGAAATGGACCATCTAAAGGCTTTAAAGGTAATCGAGATTGAACTCGGATTGATATACGATGTTATGTACACCAAAGCAACGATAGTCTATTCTTCTTGGGGGATCGCTGGACGAATCATCGGAAGTTTTTTGATCCTCGCTGTATTGGTGATGGTATCATTGGACAAGGCAATGGTAGGGAAAAATTCCTCCAAGATTGACATAACAATGACTCTGGTGTTGTTGGTTGTTGCTTTGCTACTGGATTCATGTGCATTTGGCGAACTAATCCTCTCCGACCAAACTGCTCATTGGTTGATTAAGCATAGAAAAACCACGATGTTACGAGCCATCAATCGTATCCGTACCATGATACCAACGAATTGGGGTCGAAAACGCAAGAGGTGGTCAAAAACCATGGAACAGTTGAGTTTGCTAAGCTTTTGCTTTGCCACGAAAGTAAAACCCCCGTTTTGCCTCAGAATCCTAAAGGTTTTAGGCATTGAGGAAGTTGCTGAGATCTACCTGTACAAGAGAATTACTCCTCCAGCACAACTTTTCTTCGGTCGATTTGAAGATTTACCGAACGAAATCTTTCGCGGGGTCAAGGGACAGAGGTCTTGGGCGGAAAATAACGGTCAAGGCACAGATCTGAAGTCCTTGTTCGGCCGTTGGGGAGGAATGACACTCAATAGGCAATGCTGTACCGATCTCGAGTGGAGCGTTGAGATGGAGTTCCACCAGAGCATTCTTATCTGGCACCTTGCTACAGAAATATGTCACCGACTTGATTATAAATGTGAGCCGAGCATTCTTATCGACTCCTTGCTACTGTCAGAGGTGGAAGAACTTGCGGACTTTCACTACAGAGCCAAGTGCATGTCGCGATATATGCTCTACCTCCTAGTTGAGCATCCTAATATGTTGCCGATTGGGATGGGCCAAATCAAGTTCCGAGAACTATATATAGACCTCGGGGAGTTCGTGGAAATGTACATCTCCAAACCGCTTAAAGATGTGACAGAGAAAGAAGCTTCGAAGATGTTGATGGAGATAGTGAACCCGGAGAACATGCTTGTAGGAGGAGGGGGCAGGAGTAATTTCCTGATACTACATGGCTGTAAGCTCGCATCGCAACTTGGAAAGTTCGAGCCAGCTAAACATAAATGGGACATTATTGTAAATGTTTGGATAGAAATGATGGGTCATGCAGCTAGCCAATGTAAAGGAAGACATCATGCTCAACAGTTGAGACGAGGAGGAGAGTACCTCACTCATCTCTGGCTTCTCATGGCTCATTTTGGCTATACTGATAACTTCCAAATACTTCGTAGTCGTCCAATAGCTGGGGCAGTTCTAAGGTAAACAAAATCACGGGCACGTATGATTGGATAAAAACATTGGATTGACCTATATATTATAGCAGATCATGTAACTGGTATGTGATTATTCAACTTCTATGGTTCAAATGCAATATTTATTGATCCCTCACCATTTGTGCGATAAGAAATAGCAGGAGAGGTATGACATTATTGACCCCTCACCATTTGTGCGATAAGATGACATATTCTTTGAGTTTATTGGCCCAAAAACCCATTGAAGCAGACCTGGTAGTAACGCGCAAGATCCAAACCGAACACACCCAAAGCAGAACAGAAAAAAGATTCGAAATCACTTACCATCAGCCGGAGCAAACAAACACAGCAACCACAGCACAAGCAGAACAGAAACCAAGCAAAAAGGAGGGGAAGAATACGCCAGAAGGAAAAGGGGAAAGACGAGCAGGTGTTTGGTGGGAATCAACGGACCAAATGGATCACGAAACCCGCAACAGCACCGTACCGGATTGCGATAGGTGGCCATTGACGCGtgccactacaagaaaaatgaaaattggtgacgaaaaagtggcgacgaaatttaatttcatcactgttttgacaacttctgtgacgaaataatttcatcacaaattatacctgtttagcgatgaaaaaatatttttgtcaccaaaggaaCCCATTTGGCtatgaaatacatttttcgtcgccgaaagcttaaaaaaggtgacgaaattatttttcgtcgccaaatgagaccaatttagtaacgaaatatttttttcgtcaccaaatgcttaactttgatgacggtgacgaaatattttttgtcaccattttaacgctttcagcgatgaaaaatatattttgtcgtcAAATGGTACCTTTCgtgatgaaatttatgaattgcgctttgtcactaaatgcatttcggacataactctttactaaaaactccgattgagataatttaaattgggtttgaacaataactcaattgcctacaactttcatgtttatcaaaattgctaattttaatgtttaaaggttcaaaattacatttgttgccaaaaggaataattcatgacaaaaaatttcgtcgtcaaaaagcacaataagcgaggaaaaaaatttcgtcaccaattattcacttttttgtgacgaaatttttcgtcaccaagtaGCAATCCTTGACAACCTttagttgacaaattttttttcgtcacctatattatttgtgacgaaaaacatacaatttgtaACAATTTTTATTTGTCACCtcatgtaatttttcttgtaatgtGCCACGCAAAATGACAGCAATACCCTGCTCTAAACTATGCGGCCGGCAACACACCGGAGACccaattggaaaaattgatcaaaattggGACACCAAAAACCTCCCCTTATTATTTAACGGTAGGATACCTCTTTACTATTAGTAAGTCAAATAACTCTATGGAACCCATTCGGAAACAATATAATGTGTAGCAGGCAGAAAGAATTGCGTCCATGCAGAGCAATTCGCCGAGCCTTTTGCGGACGGCTCGTGAAGGTTCAGACCTTGACGATGGCTCGGCCCGGCGAAGAGGAAAGACCGAACCGGAGTCCGGCAGAAGCCCACTGAAGTCAGGAGGAATCACCAACTAGGCACGCCGACCCCTTTGACGGTCGGCCTTGAGCGAACGTGACGACTTTGAAGACCGCCCACGTGGGAACAACCGCCTTAGCCATGTTGACGACTCTGACATCATCCGAGCTGTTATGTACTTGGATAAGGATAAAGCCACGTGAAGGCGTCAGCTCACCCCTTGGGcggttacaaaaccctaacgTGACGATGGGGTGACGTCAGCCGACGCTTGAGAAGCACATGTACAATCTTGGAGGCCAAGCTAAGGAGAGCCTTATAAATATCCCTTGATAGCAACCCTAGAGAGGCACATTCTCTTCCATACTCAAACCCTAGTCCTTGGCTTTCATCTCTGACTGTATTTATCCTTGCACTGGAGGGCCATTCCGGAGATCCTCCATTGTGATCTTTAGTCATGCTTCCTTGTGCAGGCTAGGTGGAAGCCAGGAGCCACTCTCAACCCAACCACGGTCCAGGAAGGAGCGAACCAGATTGAACGGAGCCCCACATAATGAGTAATTAAAAATTGGGGGGCCGGGTCCCTGCTCGACCCAACCCATGAATCCGGGGAATTGTCCTAccttttttgggcaaattttcgtagtcatccctctagttttaccGTTGTCttaatttcgtccctctagtttcaattgtctcaatttcgtccctgtagtttgttttatgttccaaattggtaaaatcgttaacaccgttaatgaaactaacggaaaaatatgattaaaaaaattaagtgctccaattttcaatcctgttgaaccggtgcgaagatcttatttttttgatcaatttatcttagatggtcgtaatgaatttttggctctaaggcctttcaacgagcacccgaagattccttatttagtttcaaggctctcttagggtgctcattgaaaggtcttaaagccaaaaatctattacgaccatctaggataaaataatcaaaaacactaagatcttcgcaccggttcaaccggatagaaaattggagcacttaatttttttaattatatttttcggttagtttcattaacggtgttaacgattttaccaatttggaacgtaaaacaaactacaaggatgaaattgagacaattgaaactaaagggacgaaattgagacaacagtaaaactagagggatgactatgaaaatttgccctttttttttgtcaaagtttAGAGCTGCTTTCATTGATACGATTTCATACATCAAGGACGGAGGAAAGCAACCACAAAGGATGCTTAAACTCACAAACGACATTCAGGATCTCACACATACAAGATTCATCTCCGACTACGAAAAGCCATTACGACGACATAAAAAACCCACCACAAAAATACCCCCAAGGAGTGAGAGGAAGTCCATCGTagggaaagaaaataaaaaaaacagcaaacaaaaactaaagcaaAGGCTGCAAGCAGACAACAGATCTAAGTCCAGCCGCCTAAAACACCGATCAAGACCATCACTGTTGCCGCCACCGTTGTCATAAGGGCGGTTGAGACAACAAAGACCATGGAACAGAACCTTGATCACCACAGCAGTCACATTgctttgtctcggatggtcaagataaggagattggctctggttCCCCTCGGCGGTGGAATTTAACCTGCTTGACAGCACCTACCCGGATTACCGAAAATGTTCTATACAAATGCCTTTAAGTGAGAATTGGATCACGGTAGGTCCTAGGCTTAGCTTCTAGGAGGCATGAAGATGGTAAAGTGATTCGCCATTATTAGTCTTGAGACTTCCCCTTTTTGCCTCTTTGTCAGTTCCGAAGCATTGGTCGATTGTAAGAAGAGattgtacccaattggtttcgtcCGCTCCGCAAACTAGTTCGCACAGACACCGTGGAAGAAACTCAGTTATTCGAGGTTGAGGTACAACAGGAAGGGCAACTGTTGGTAGAAACATTGCAAGAGTCTCCAACAACAATGCCACTCGAGGAACCTATGTTGATGGCTGACCAACCAAGCGGAGCAAACAGGGTGGAAAAACTTAGACAAAACATGGCAAATTTGGATGCCCAACTCAAGCAGTCTATCACCAACGTCGATGCTCAACTCAAGGCTTCTGTCAACGCAATGCAGAACTCATGATGACGAAAACTATGCAAAAATCAGTGATAAGTTGCAGGAAAGGCCTCATCCACAGCCTGAACAGCCCAAGGAAGAAACACCGTTCATGGATCCTAACTTGGCTGCCCTCATTACCAAGATTGGAAAGTTGGAGGAGTCTGTTCGAAAAACTGAAAAGCTTGGAAAAGGCGAGATTGACATGAGCAAGTTGTGCCTGTTCCCAAATGCCAAGCTGCCGAAAAAATTCAAAGGCATTGATTTTGCAAAGTGTGATGGCACAACTGATCCAAAGGCTCATCTCCAAGGGTATGTTGGTTCCCCTCACAATGCGAGGGCTTGAAACAGAAGCTATGGCATAACTATTTCACGAGTCTTTAACCAGTCATGCACTGCAATGGTTTCTTACCCTTGAACCATCTAAGAaaaggacttgggaagatattggGATAGCTTTTGTAGCCTAGTACGATTTCAATGTGGACTTAAAGATGACCACAAGGGAGCTAGAAAGCACTAAGATGGGTGACAAAGAAAGCTTTGCTGATTATGTGAAATgttggagagccaaggccgtgTAGATGCAAAACAAGCCAGATCTGAAGGAACAAATCTgaatcattacaaagaacttaCCAAGCTCCTTTGCACCTTATAGGGTCCTTTCTCAAGCTGCCCcaaacttcgaaaccttctatgactctGGGCTAGCTGTGGAAGAAGCCCTGAGGGATGGTACCttggaaaagaaagaatcaGGATCA
Proteins encoded in this region:
- the LOC131300352 gene encoding uncharacterized protein LOC131300352 translates to MALVHAVVGSVILISRRQSSELYPTSWRNLWKEWQLQGLVLLSLTAQIVLVIFGNRRKYIAKTWIQAIVWSAYLLADSVATMAIGILANNVADVYWNDNRNAFALDYELMAFWAPFLLLHMGGMDTITAFSLEDNELWMRHFFSVIIQAVTTVYILLMSWSTSSHLSPLYIVVFFVGLVKYCERVWALFSASQKRFRDSIPEIPTSESKIMEACKLKQLEGYHVTAHQVLEVEVPVFDNSVPNCDDAIEILMAHNFLEMVKRLFADLILGFQDRDASRAIFESIEMDHLKALKVIEIELGLIYDVMYTKATIVYSSWGIAGRIIGSFLILAVLVMVSLDKAMVGKNSSKIDITMTLVLLVVALLLDSCAFGELILSDQTAHWLIKHRKTTMLRAINRIRTMIPTNWGRKRKRWSKTMEQLSLLSFCFATKVKPPFCLRILKVLGIEEVAEIYLYKRITPPAQLFFGRFEDLPNEIFRGVKGQRSWAENNGQGTDLKSLFGRWGGMTLNRQCCTDLEWSVEMEFHQSILIWHLATEICHRLDYKCEPSILIDSLLLSEVEELADFHYRAKCMSRYMLYLLVEHPNMLPIGMGQIKFRELYIDLGEFVEMYISKPLKDVTEKEASKMLMEIVNPENMLVGGGGRSNFLILHGCKLASQLGKFEPAKHKWDIIVNVWIEMMGHAASQCKGRHHAQQLRRGGEYLTHLWLLMAHFGYTDNFQILRSRPIAGAVLR